ACAACACCATATTTTAAACTAAACAAAAGTAACAAGGGTGTAATAACTGATATTATTGAAGCAATAATACAAAATGATACTTTCTTGTCATACCATAAATCGGCCAATGATAATCGAGAAATAAACCGCCACTTTGATGTTACTTTATCCATATTTTACACCTTACTTTATAACGGACGGTAAAAATTCTGACGATTGCATAGATGTTAATTTTGCCGATAAAGTGAACAACCCTTTATTTTCAATACTTTGCCAATCATGTGTAACAATCATTGCAGCAATATTATCTTGTTGAGCTTGTTCTATTATTAAATCAAATAACAAATTTGCATTATAAGGATCAAGAGCAGAGGTTGGCTCGTCAGCTAATAATAACGCGGGTTTATGAATAATAGATCGAATAAAAGATGCCCGTTGCCTTTCACCTATAGATAGTTGTTTCGGATATTTATTCAATAAATGAGCAATATTAAGTTTATCAACCAAATAGTCAAATCGATTATAATCAACAGGTTTTCGCAATACTTTAGCTGATAACAAAATATTATTTTTAATATTTAAAAATGGAAGTAATCCACCA
This Gilliamella sp. ESL0443 DNA region includes the following protein-coding sequences:
- a CDS encoding ABC transporter ATP-binding protein produces the protein MLTINNLVISRPIGKSFFKVCLPELSVKAGQVVVIKGDSGCGKSTLLEMIGLILKPDEVDCYNLMVDNETYDIANVIHQNNINQLANIRAQYLGFMLQTGGLLPFLNIKNNILLSAKVLRKPVDYNRFDYLVDKLNIAHLLNKYPKQLSIGERQRASFIRSIIHKPALLLADEPTSALDPYNANLLFDLIIEQAQQDNIAAMIVTHDWQSIENKGLFTLSAKLTSMQSSEFLPSVIK